In the Actinomycetota bacterium genome, one interval contains:
- a CDS encoding CoA-binding protein, with the protein MYGNGNDRSDLDVFFAPRSVAVVGATANKAKGGYNILANMLESFAGPVYPVNPGRDEILGARCYPSLRDLAGKVDLAVVFVPAAAVPGVLEDCVAAGVRAAVIESGGFAEVGEEGRELTRRCQEIASRGNLRLWGPNCTGLVCTDPFIFTPFMRATNAHKRLAPGNLGIIAQSGMLAAGFMFQYVLSGFFKVSKACAIGNKIDVDEVDVLEYFSKDEATRAVVAYLESINRGSEFLEAARAMRGRKPLAVLKGGRYEEAARAALSHTASLAGSDEVVDGALRQAGVVRVYDFHDLMNLGKAFSLHPEPFRLTSPQGDGVAVVTITGGGGVVTTDLLRDAGLRLPALEERTLRGLAEIFPPWMPPSNPVDIWPAIEQRGPAVFSETLREVLADDRVDGVILLPFSSRLLDIYPFEEIGRVTRESGKAVVSWVFGDLRYFVEYETRMREYGIPVFIDLRSCVLAMRAYLHFSRLAREEGAAG; encoded by the coding sequence ATGTACGGGAACGGCAACGACCGTAGCGACCTGGACGTGTTCTTCGCCCCGCGCAGCGTGGCCGTGGTGGGCGCCACCGCCAACAAGGCCAAGGGCGGCTACAACATCCTGGCCAACATGCTGGAATCCTTCGCGGGCCCCGTTTACCCGGTGAACCCGGGGAGGGACGAGATACTCGGCGCACGGTGCTATCCCTCGCTGCGCGATCTGGCGGGCAAGGTGGACCTGGCCGTCGTCTTCGTGCCGGCGGCGGCGGTGCCGGGGGTGCTCGAGGACTGCGTGGCGGCGGGGGTGCGGGCGGCGGTGATCGAGTCCGGCGGCTTCGCCGAGGTGGGAGAGGAGGGGCGGGAGCTGACCCGCCGCTGCCAGGAGATAGCCTCGCGGGGGAACCTGCGCCTGTGGGGACCCAACTGCACCGGCCTGGTGTGCACGGACCCCTTCATCTTCACGCCTTTCATGCGCGCGACCAACGCCCACAAGCGGCTGGCCCCGGGCAACCTGGGCATCATAGCCCAGAGCGGCATGCTGGCGGCGGGGTTCATGTTCCAGTACGTGCTGTCGGGTTTCTTCAAGGTGAGCAAGGCATGCGCCATCGGCAACAAGATAGACGTGGACGAGGTGGATGTATTGGAATATTTTTCCAAGGACGAGGCCACCAGGGCCGTGGTGGCCTACCTGGAGTCCATAAACCGCGGGAGCGAGTTCCTCGAGGCGGCGCGGGCCATGCGGGGACGCAAGCCTCTGGCCGTGCTCAAGGGCGGGAGGTACGAGGAAGCGGCACGGGCCGCCCTCTCCCACACCGCGAGCCTTGCGGGCTCGGACGAGGTGGTGGACGGGGCGCTGCGCCAGGCGGGGGTGGTGCGCGTGTACGATTTCCACGACCTCATGAACCTGGGAAAGGCCTTTTCGCTGCACCCCGAGCCTTTCCGCCTGACCTCGCCCCAGGGGGACGGCGTGGCCGTGGTGACCATCACGGGCGGCGGCGGGGTGGTGACGACGGACCTCCTGCGCGACGCGGGGCTGCGCCTGCCCGCCCTGGAGGAGCGCACGCTCAGGGGCCTGGCGGAGATATTCCCGCCCTGGATGCCACCCTCAAACCCCGTGGACATCTGGCCGGCCATCGAGCAGAGGGGCCCGGCGGTCTTCTCGGAGACGCTGCGGGAGGTCCTGGCGGATGACCGCGTGGACGGGGTGATCCTCCTCCCCTTCTCCTCGCGTCTCCTGGATATTTATCCCTTCGAGGAGATAGGTAGGGTCACGCGCGAGAGCGGCAAGGCCGTGGTCTCCTGGGTCTTCGGTGACCTGCGCTACTTCGTGGAATACGAGACCCGCATGCGGGAATACGGCATCCCCGTCTTCATAGACCTGCGTTCCTGCGTGCTGGCCATGCGGGCTTACCTCCATTTCTCCCGCCTGGCCAGGGAGGAGGGGGCCGCGGGTTGA